In Alosa alosa isolate M-15738 ecotype Scorff River chromosome 23, AALO_Geno_1.1, whole genome shotgun sequence, a single window of DNA contains:
- the LOC125288454 gene encoding LOW QUALITY PROTEIN: collagen alpha-1(XXVIII) chain-like (The sequence of the model RefSeq protein was modified relative to this genomic sequence to represent the inferred CDS: inserted 1 base in 1 codon) codes for MQWSLLPLLLLCGLNCLVAQRQDNYEDYEEEVDIRPRKRTNGKSLKTSFIPKNGQNLLSEDCGLELAFLVDSSESAKDNHAQEKQFVIDVVERLQGVRLQTGRSLSFRTALLQYSSRSFTEQTFQQWQGVANFQAHIRDIQYIGQGTYTTYAITNLTHLYMHESGLGAVKVAVLLTDGEFHPRNPDIFSATADAKNQGVRFFMVGITPAANAPGNVQRLRLLANSPATRFLYNLQDRDILEKIIKEITALADEGCPPNAPPCVCDKGERGPPGPAGKKGRPGDDGSPGPKGIKGEVGNAGLPGRDGGEGKPGYKGERGERGECGTPGIKGDRGPEGPVGIRGSRGPQGVAGPHGDIGPEGPPGKKGERGLSGPPGIQGLPGVGLPGPKGDIGFQGRQGPPGPQGIGEPGPPGPQGPQGVQGEKGPQGEGFPGTKGERGPEGSRGPRGGPGIGIKGDKGDFGPPGPAGPLGQPGAGIQGEKGTEGPRGPPGLRGXKGEGFPGPKGDQGLPGEVGSPGERGAGEPGSKGEPGSPGFAGVPGLPGEDGAPGQKGETGSTGLRGLEGAPGVGTQGEKGDQGQRGVRGLSGPSGVPGPSGPKGEPGTPGRLGFPGLPGRALIGPKGDLGPPGPSGPIGETGYGLPGPKGDRGDPGPAGPFGPKGDGYPGPMGPPGLPGLQGEPGPEGLGFPGPKGDVGFRGQTGLPGPPGEGVQGPPGNQGRPGPPGPAGPQGIGLQGPKGDQGSPGGTGPRGPPGEGFAGPKGDRGSSGERGLKGIKGDLGDAGAPGESGRPGVKGEAGLTREDVIRLIKEICGCGIKCKEVPMELVFVIDSSESVGPDNYNIVKEFVTTLVDRVTIGRNATRVGLVLYSHEAKLEFDLTRYNAKQDVKQAIRNMPYMGEGTLTGTAIRMATQAFYSARHGVRKVAVVITDGQTDTRDPVKLDIAVREAHAANVEMYALGIVNASDPTQKEFLRELDLIASDPDSEHMYLIDDFNTLPALESKMVNQFCEDENGALVLNRVNGYLNGYNGNNGYNGHRNRINDANGQNNNRHTLNGRHPLSPTNTHITTHRETHGGTHTSSHSGTHSGTHTRTHSGTHSGANTGTHTGTHSGQDHSHTVSSGGKTTEHGGVATGDTQLHTRIHSHGNRTSVNRTSTPTIYVPAPKDPFPEEVIPLDPRCELLLDPGPCREYIIRWYYDRQANACAQFWYGGCEGNRNRFDTEAECKKTCVARKADG; via the exons ATGCAGTGGTCACTGCTCcccctgctcctgctctgtgGACTCAACTGCCTGGTGGCTCAGCGTCAGGACAATTATGAGGACTACGAGGAAGAAGTGGACATCAGGCCGAGAAAGAGGACAAACGGCAAGTCACTGAAGACCAGCTTCATCCCCAAAAATGGTCAAA ACCTGCTATCAGAGGACTGTGGTCTGGAGTTGGCGTTTTTAGTGGACAGTTCGGAGAGTGCCAAGGACAACCACGCTCAGGAGAAGCAGTTTGTCATCGACGTGGTGGAGCGTCTGCAGGGGGTCCGCCTCCAGACGGGGCGGAGTCTGAGCTTCCGGACGGCCCTCCTGCAGTACAGTAGCCGCTCGTTTACTGAGCAGACCTTCCAGCAATGGCAGGGCGTGGCCAACTTCCAGGCCCACATCCGGGATATCCAGTACATCGGCCAGGGGACGTACACGACCTATGCCATCACCAACCTCACCCACCTGTACATGCACGAGTCCGGCCTGGGTGCGGTCAAGGTGGCCGTGCTGCTGACCGACGGCGAGTTCCACCCACGCAACCCTGACATCTTCTCGGCCACAGCCGACGCCAAGAACCAGGGTGTACGCTTCTTCATGGTGGGCATCACGCCGGCCGCCAACGCGCCGGGCAACGTCCAGCGCCTGCGCCTGCTGGCCAACTCGCCTGCCACACGCTTCCTGTACAACCTGCAGGACAGGGACATCTTGGAGAAGATAATCAAGGAGATT ACGGCGCTGGCAGATGAAGGG TGTCCACCTAATGCtccgccgtgtgtgtgtgataaggggGAGAGGGGACCTCCAGGACCAGCT GGAAAAAAGGGTCGTCCAGGTGATGATGGCAGCCCAGGGCCTAAAGGGATTAAG GGGGAAGTTGGCAACGCTGGACTTCCGGGTCGTGACGGGGGCGAG GGTAAACCGGGCTACAAAGGAGAGAGG GGCGAGAGGGGAGAGTGTGGGACTCCAGGAATAAAAGGAGACCGA GGTCCAGAGGGTCCAGTTGGTATTCGTGGAAGCAGAGGTCCACAG ggTGTGGCTGGCCCCCATGGGGACATTGGCCCTGAAGGCCCCCCAGGGAAAAAA GGAGAGAGGGGACTTTCCGGCCCACCTGGAATTCAGGGTCTTCCgggagtaggcctacctggccCAAAG gGTGACATCGGCTTCCAAGGAAGACAAGGCCCTCCCGGTCCACAAGGCATTGGAGAACCAGGACCACCA GGGCCTCAAGGGCCACAGGGTGTCCAGGGAGAGAAGGGCCCCCAAGGTGAAGGCTTTCCAGGCACAAAG ggaGAAAGGGGTCCAGAGGGGTCCAGGGGTCCTAGGGGAGGCCCCGGAATCGGCATCAAAGGAGATAAG GGTGATTTCGGGCCTCCTGGGCCTGCTGGTCCACTCGGCCAACCAGGTGCTGGTATCCAAGGAGAGAAG GGTACAGAAGGGCCGAGGGGGCCTCCAGGACTCCGTG CTAAAGGGGAGGGGTTTCCAGGACCAAAG GGAGATCAGGGCTTGCCTGGGGAGGTTGGATCGCCTGGGGAAAGAGGGGCAGGAGAGCCGGGGTCAAAG gGTGAACCAGGGTCTCCTGGGTTTGCTGGGGTACCTGGTCTTCCAGGAGAGGATGGAGCCCCTGGGCAGAAG GGAGAAACCGGGTCAACAGGTTTAAGGGGACTTGAAGGGGCACCAGGAGTTGGCACCCAGGGAGAGAAG GGTGACCAAGGCCAGCGGGGAGTCAGGGGTTTATCTGGCCCATCTGGTGTGCCTGGACCCTCGGGGCCAAAG GGTGAGCCAGGTACACCTGGACGACTGGGATTTCCTGGTCTGCCAGGACGTGCATTAATTGGGCCAAAG GGTGATCTCGGTCCACCTGGTCCTTCTGGCCCAATTGGAGAGACTGGCTATGGACTTCCTGGTCCAAAA GGGGACCGAGGAGACCCTGGTCCAGCAGGTCCATTTGGACCCAAAGGGGATGGCTACCCGGGCCCTATG GGCCCTCCTGGTCTTCCTGGGCTTCAGGGTGAACCTGGCCCAGAAGGGTTGGGCTTCCCTGGACCAAAG GGTGATGTGGGCTTCAGAGGGCAGACTGGCTTGCCTGGACCGCCAGGAGAGGGGGTGCAAGGACCACCA GGAAACCAGGGAAGACCTGGGCCACCAGGTCCTGCAGGTCCCCAGGGAATCGGTCTTCAGGGACCAAAG GGAGACCAAGGATCCCCAGGGGGGACAGGACCGAGGGGTCCCCCAGGAGAAGGCTTCGCAGGGCCAAAG GGGGATCGCGGTTCTTCAGGGGAGAGAGGCCTTAAGGGCATTAAAGGAGACTTGGGAGATGCTGGTGCTCCTGGCGAATCA GGAAGACCTGGTGTAAAAGGAGAAGCAGGCCTTACG AGAGAAGATGTTATCAGGCTGATCAAGGAGATTTGTG GCTGTGGAATCAAGTGCAAGGAGGTGCCCATGGAGCTGGTGTTTGTCATTGACAGCTCGGAGAGTGTGGGCCCTGACAATTACAACATCGTGAAGGAATTTGTCACGACGCTGGTGGATCGTGTGACCATCGGTCGTAATGCCACGCGTGTGGGCTTGGTCCTCTACAGTCATGAG GCCAAACTTGAGTTTGACCTGACACGCTACAACGCCAAGCAGGACGTCAAGCAGGCCATCCGCAACATGCCTTACATGGGCGAGGGCACTCTCACGGGCACTGCCATACGCATGGCCACACAGGCCTTCTACAGTGCCCGCCACGGCGTGCGCAAGGTGGCCGTGGTCATCACTGACGGGCAGACGGACACACGCGACCCCGTCAAGCTGGACATAGCTGTCCGGGAAGCACACGCGGCCAACGTGGAGATGTACGCGTTGGGCATTGTCAACGCCAGTGACCCCACGCAGAAGGAGTTCCTCCGTGAGCTTGACCTCATCGCCTCCGACCCAGACAGCGAGCACATGTACCTCATTGATGACTTCAACACACTGCCAG CTCTGGAATCTAAAATGGTCAATCAGTTCTGTGAGGATGAGAACGGCGCTTTGGTCCTCAACCGTGTCAATGGCTACCTTAATGGATACAATGGCAACAACGGCTACAACGGCCACCGTAACCGGATCAATGATGCCAACGGccaaaacaacaacagacaTACGCTAAATGGGAGACACCCTCTATcgcccactaacacacacattactacacatagagaaacacacggaggcacacacacatcgtcACACTCTGGAACCCATAGTGGAACACACACAAGAACCCATTCCGGAACCCATAGCGGTGcaaacacaggtacacacactggAACGCATTCTGGCCAAGACCATTCGCACACTGTCAGCAGTGGAGGAAAAACCACAGAG CATGGTGGTGTTGCCACCGGtgacacacaattacacaccaGGATCCACAGCCATGGCAACAGGACATCTGTCAACAGGACGTCCACACCCACTATCTATGTCCCAGCACCGAAAGACCCTTTCCCTGAag AGGTCATCCCCCTGGACCCACGCTGTGAGCTGCTGCTGGACCCAGGGCCGTGCCGCGAGTACATCATCCGCTGGTACTACGACCGGCAGGCCAACGCCTGTGCCCAGTTCTGGTACGGAGGCTGCGAGGGGAACCGGAACCGCTTTGACACTGAGGCAGAGTGCAAGAAGACCTGCGTGGCCAGGAAAGCAG ATGGCTAA
- the LOC125288751 gene encoding kidney mitochondrial carrier protein 1, producing the protein MSNANWKPFIFGGLASVTAECGTFPIDVTKTRLQVQGQVCDSKYKEIRYRGMLHAMGRICKEEGLRAMYSGISPAMLRQASYGTIKIGTYQSFKRLLVDSPDDETLLTNVVCGVFSGVISSSIANPTDVLKIRMQAQGNLIQGSMIGNFINIYQQEGTRGLWRGVSLTAQRAAIVVGVELPVYDLTKKHLILSGHMGDTVYTHFLSSFACGLAGALASNPIDVVRTRMMNQRVVLDGTCGGYKGTLDCLLQTWRSEGFLALYKGFFPNWLRLGPWNIIFFLTYEQLKKIDV; encoded by the exons ATGTCGAATGCGAATTGGAAACCATTCATCTTCGGAGGATTAGCCTCGGTTACGGCTGAATGTG GCACCTTTCCAATTGACGTGACCAAAACCCGGCTTCAAGTCCAGGGGCAAGTCTGCGATAGCAAATACAAAGAGATACGCTACCGGGGAATGCTGCACGCGATGGGCCGAATATGCAAGGAGGAAGGTCTTCGAGCTATGTATTCTGG AATTTCACCAGCAATGCTACGACAAGCCTCCTACGGGACGATTAAGATTGGCACATACCAGAGTTTCAAAAGGTTGCTGGTGGACAGTCCAGACG ATGAGACACTGCTGACTAATGTGGTGTGTGGAGTCTTCTCGGGTGTCATCTCATCCTCCATTGCTAACCCCACTGACGTCCTGAAG ATCCGGATGCAGGCTCAGGGAAATCTCATTCAGGGAAGCATGATTGGAAACTTCATTAACATCTATCAGCAGGAGGGAACAAGGGGCTTGTGGAGG GGGGTGTCCCTTACTGCCCAGAGAGCTGCCATCGTGGTAGGCGTCGAGCTTCCCGTCTATGACCTCACCAAGAAGCACCTGATTCTCTCTGGCCACATGGGGGACACTGTGTACACCCACTTCCT GTCCAGTTTTGCGTGCGGCCTGGCAGGAGCGCTGGCGTCCAACCCCATCGACGTGGTGCGCACCCGCATGATGAACCAGCGGGTGGTGCTGGATGGCACATGTGGAGGGTACAAGGGCACACTGGACTGCCTGCTGCAG ACGTGGAGATCAGAAGGGTTCCTGGCTCTCTACAAGGGCTTCTTTCCAAACTGGCTGCGACTGGGACCATGGAACATCATT TTCTTCCTCACCTACGAGCAGCTGAAAAAGATTGACGTGTAA